A single Lemur catta isolate mLemCat1 chromosome 20, mLemCat1.pri, whole genome shotgun sequence DNA region contains:
- the N4BP1 gene encoding NEDD4-binding protein 1 isoform X2: MHCIFVGAESLFLKSLIQDTCADLCILDIGLLGIRGSAEAVVMARSHIQQFVKLFENNENLPSSQKESEVKREFRQFVEARADNYTMDLLILPTSLKKELLTLTQGEENLFETGDDDVIEIRDSKQTEFTQDAATGLNISKDEIVLQEDERNKAGTPVTELTKQMDSIFSSSPDVLFVPVNGLTVDEALSKERVCYKRRSSDSEERHTKKQFSLENVQEGELLHESKTSVGNVIIDLSDSSTSSENLSPDVKDTTAEMEYNILVNFFKTMGYSQEIVQKVIREYGPSTEPLLLLEEIEKENKRFQEDREFSPDTMCPESNKTKNKDVSNSIKELSTDSTPKKTQTHTQQNMIEKFSQLPFKVEAKPCTSNCKINTFRTVPTEQKHEIWVSNQNYVLNVDLETDGLSPSVASSSPKEVHFVSRGASSHQPRSPAFPENGLPHQVEPLFPNNMKSTCEKRSGCCNSPQSKPNCPPLSPPVPLSQLLPLVTDARLAGPSDHIDSSVTGVQRFRDTLKVPYKLELKNEPGRTDLKHIVIDGSNVAITHGLKKFFSCRGIAIAVEYFWKLGNRNITVFVPQWRTRRDPNVTEQHFLTQLQELGILSLTPARMVFGERIASHDDRFLLHLADKTGGIIVTNDNFREFVTESVSWREIITKRLLQYTFVGDIFMVPDDPLGRSGPRLEEFLRKEVFLRDMQPLLNALPNVGIFDPSFRVPGNQAASTSHQPPTRIQGAPPSHWLPQQPHFPLLPNLPSIQQNLPMPAQRSSAETSELREALLKIFPDSEQRLKIDQILVAHPYMKDLNALSAMVLD, translated from the exons ATGCACTGCATTTTCGTTGGGGCAGAGAGCCTGTTTCTGAAGAGCTTGATTCAGGATACTTGTGCCGACCTCTGCATTCTGGATATTGGCCTGCTTGGCATCCGAGGAAGTGCCGAGGCCGTAGTCATGGCTAGGAGTCACATTCAACAGTTTGTAAAACTCTTTGAGAATAATGAGAACCTACCCAGCAGTCAGAAAGAATCAGAGGTGAAAAGGGAATTCAGACAATTTGTTGAAGCCCGTGCAGACAATTATACAATGGATTTGTTAATTTTGCCCACTTCATTGAAAAAAGAACTTTTGACGCTCACACAAGGTGAGGAGAATCTATTTGAAACAGGAGATGATGATGTTATTGAAATTAGAGATTCTAAACAAACAGAGTTTACGCAGGATGCTGCCACAGGGctaaatatttccaaagatgAAATTGTTTTgcaggaagatgaaagaaataaagctgGGACTCCTGTTACTGAGCTTACAAAGCAAATGGACTCAATCTTTTCTAGCTCACCAGATGTGCTTTTCGTTCCAGTAAATGGCCTAACCGTAGATGAAGCGCTTTCCAAAGAGAGAGTTTGTTACAAAAGGAGATCTTCTGATTCTGAAGAAAGACATACCAAGAAGcagttttctttggaaaatgttcaAGAGGGGGAGCTTTTACATGAGAGTAAGACCTCAGTCGGAAATGTAATCATCGACCTATCTGATTCTTCTACCAGTTCTGAAAATTTAAGTCCAGATGTAAAAGACACTACTGCGGAGATGGAATACAACATCCTCgtaaacttttttaaaaccatgGGCTATTCCCAAGAAATTGTTCAAAAGGTTATTAGGGAGTATGGGCCATCTACTGAACCATTATTGCTCTTAGaggaaattgaaaaagaaaataaaaggttcCAAGAAGACAGAGAATTTTCACCTGATACTATGTGTCCAGagagcaacaaaaccaaaaataaagatgtttctaACAGCATAAAGGAGCTTTCAACAGATTCCACTCCAAAGaaaacacagactcacacacagcaaaatatgatagaaaaatttTCTCAGTTACCATTCAAAGTAGAAGCTAAACCATGTACCTCAAATTGCAAAATTAATACTTTCAGAACAGTGCCGACAGAACAGAAACATGAAATCTGGGTTTCAAACCAGAACTATGTTCTTAATGTAGACCTTGAAACTGACGGGCTCTCACCTTCTGTTGCCTCATCAAGTCCTAAAGAAGTCCATTTTGTTTCAAGGGGAGCTTCAAGTCACCAGCCCAGAAGTCCAGCTTTTCCTGAAAATGGTTTGCCGCATCAAGTAGAACCCTTGTTTCCAAATAATATGAAATCTACCTGTGAAAAACGTTCAGGATGTTGTAACTCTCCTCAGTCTAAGCCAAATTGTCCACCCCTTTCTCCACCAGTGCCACTGTCCCAGCTACTACCTTTGGTTACCGATGCAAGGTTGGCAGGACCTTCTGATCATATTGATTCCTCAGTTACAGGGGTCCAAAGGTTTCGAGATACTCTAAAGGTACCCTACAAGttggaattaaaaaatgaacctgGGAGAACGGATTTGAAGCACATTGTTATAGATGGGAGCAATGTTGCAATTAC CCATGGTCTGAAAAAGTTCTTTTCTTGCCGTGGAATTGCAATTGCAGTCGAATATTTTTGGAAGCTTGGCAACAGAAACATCACTGTATTTGTCCCTCAGTGGAGAACAAGACGTGATCCTAATGTCACAG AACAGCACTTCTTAACCCAGCTCCAGGAGCTCGGAATATTATCTTTGACTCCTGCCCGGATGGTCTTTGGAGAAAGAATTGCTTCTCATGATGACAG GTTTCTGCTACACTTGGCAGACAAAACTGGTGGCATAATTGTAACAAATGATAACTTCAGAGAATTTGTGACTGAGTCCGTTTCTTGGCGAGAAATTATTACAAAAAG ATTGCTTCAATATACATTCGTGGGGGACATATTTATGGTTCCTGATGATCCTCTGGGAAGAAGTGGACCCCGATTAGAAGAATTTCTTCGGAAGGAAGTCTTTCTTAG AGACATGCAGCCCCTACTCAATGCCCTGCCAAATGTGGGCATCTTTGACCCCAGCTTCAGAGTCCCTGGCAACCAGGCAGCCAGCACCAGCCACCAGCCTCCCACCCGGATTCAGGGAGCCCCTCCTAGCCACTGGCTTCCTCAGCAGCCCCACTTCCCACTCCTGCCGAACCTTCCCAGTATCCAGCAGAATCTGCCCATGCCAGCACAGAGATCTTCTGCGGAAACCAGCGAGCTGAGGGAAGCCCTTCTGAAGATCTTCCCTGACTCAGAGCAGAGACTGAAAATTGACCAGATCTTGGTGGCCCATCCGTACATGAAAGATCTGAACGCGCTCTCTGCCATGGTGTTGGATTGA
- the N4BP1 gene encoding NEDD4-binding protein 1 isoform X1 — MAARAVLDEFTAPAEKAALLERSRGRIEGLFGVSLAVLGALGAEEPLPARIWLQLHGAPEAVHSAKEYIKGICEPELEERECYPKAMHCIFVGAESLFLKSLIQDTCADLCILDIGLLGIRGSAEAVVMARSHIQQFVKLFENNENLPSSQKESEVKREFRQFVEARADNYTMDLLILPTSLKKELLTLTQGEENLFETGDDDVIEIRDSKQTEFTQDAATGLNISKDEIVLQEDERNKAGTPVTELTKQMDSIFSSSPDVLFVPVNGLTVDEALSKERVCYKRRSSDSEERHTKKQFSLENVQEGELLHESKTSVGNVIIDLSDSSTSSENLSPDVKDTTAEMEYNILVNFFKTMGYSQEIVQKVIREYGPSTEPLLLLEEIEKENKRFQEDREFSPDTMCPESNKTKNKDVSNSIKELSTDSTPKKTQTHTQQNMIEKFSQLPFKVEAKPCTSNCKINTFRTVPTEQKHEIWVSNQNYVLNVDLETDGLSPSVASSSPKEVHFVSRGASSHQPRSPAFPENGLPHQVEPLFPNNMKSTCEKRSGCCNSPQSKPNCPPLSPPVPLSQLLPLVTDARLAGPSDHIDSSVTGVQRFRDTLKVPYKLELKNEPGRTDLKHIVIDGSNVAITHGLKKFFSCRGIAIAVEYFWKLGNRNITVFVPQWRTRRDPNVTEQHFLTQLQELGILSLTPARMVFGERIASHDDRFLLHLADKTGGIIVTNDNFREFVTESVSWREIITKRLLQYTFVGDIFMVPDDPLGRSGPRLEEFLRKEVFLRDMQPLLNALPNVGIFDPSFRVPGNQAASTSHQPPTRIQGAPPSHWLPQQPHFPLLPNLPSIQQNLPMPAQRSSAETSELREALLKIFPDSEQRLKIDQILVAHPYMKDLNALSAMVLD, encoded by the exons GAATATATTAAAGGGATCTGTGAACCTGAGCTAGAAGAAAGGGAATGTTACCCCAAGGCCATGCACTGCATTTTCGTTGGGGCAGAGAGCCTGTTTCTGAAGAGCTTGATTCAGGATACTTGTGCCGACCTCTGCATTCTGGATATTGGCCTGCTTGGCATCCGAGGAAGTGCCGAGGCCGTAGTCATGGCTAGGAGTCACATTCAACAGTTTGTAAAACTCTTTGAGAATAATGAGAACCTACCCAGCAGTCAGAAAGAATCAGAGGTGAAAAGGGAATTCAGACAATTTGTTGAAGCCCGTGCAGACAATTATACAATGGATTTGTTAATTTTGCCCACTTCATTGAAAAAAGAACTTTTGACGCTCACACAAGGTGAGGAGAATCTATTTGAAACAGGAGATGATGATGTTATTGAAATTAGAGATTCTAAACAAACAGAGTTTACGCAGGATGCTGCCACAGGGctaaatatttccaaagatgAAATTGTTTTgcaggaagatgaaagaaataaagctgGGACTCCTGTTACTGAGCTTACAAAGCAAATGGACTCAATCTTTTCTAGCTCACCAGATGTGCTTTTCGTTCCAGTAAATGGCCTAACCGTAGATGAAGCGCTTTCCAAAGAGAGAGTTTGTTACAAAAGGAGATCTTCTGATTCTGAAGAAAGACATACCAAGAAGcagttttctttggaaaatgttcaAGAGGGGGAGCTTTTACATGAGAGTAAGACCTCAGTCGGAAATGTAATCATCGACCTATCTGATTCTTCTACCAGTTCTGAAAATTTAAGTCCAGATGTAAAAGACACTACTGCGGAGATGGAATACAACATCCTCgtaaacttttttaaaaccatgGGCTATTCCCAAGAAATTGTTCAAAAGGTTATTAGGGAGTATGGGCCATCTACTGAACCATTATTGCTCTTAGaggaaattgaaaaagaaaataaaaggttcCAAGAAGACAGAGAATTTTCACCTGATACTATGTGTCCAGagagcaacaaaaccaaaaataaagatgtttctaACAGCATAAAGGAGCTTTCAACAGATTCCACTCCAAAGaaaacacagactcacacacagcaaaatatgatagaaaaatttTCTCAGTTACCATTCAAAGTAGAAGCTAAACCATGTACCTCAAATTGCAAAATTAATACTTTCAGAACAGTGCCGACAGAACAGAAACATGAAATCTGGGTTTCAAACCAGAACTATGTTCTTAATGTAGACCTTGAAACTGACGGGCTCTCACCTTCTGTTGCCTCATCAAGTCCTAAAGAAGTCCATTTTGTTTCAAGGGGAGCTTCAAGTCACCAGCCCAGAAGTCCAGCTTTTCCTGAAAATGGTTTGCCGCATCAAGTAGAACCCTTGTTTCCAAATAATATGAAATCTACCTGTGAAAAACGTTCAGGATGTTGTAACTCTCCTCAGTCTAAGCCAAATTGTCCACCCCTTTCTCCACCAGTGCCACTGTCCCAGCTACTACCTTTGGTTACCGATGCAAGGTTGGCAGGACCTTCTGATCATATTGATTCCTCAGTTACAGGGGTCCAAAGGTTTCGAGATACTCTAAAGGTACCCTACAAGttggaattaaaaaatgaacctgGGAGAACGGATTTGAAGCACATTGTTATAGATGGGAGCAATGTTGCAATTAC CCATGGTCTGAAAAAGTTCTTTTCTTGCCGTGGAATTGCAATTGCAGTCGAATATTTTTGGAAGCTTGGCAACAGAAACATCACTGTATTTGTCCCTCAGTGGAGAACAAGACGTGATCCTAATGTCACAG AACAGCACTTCTTAACCCAGCTCCAGGAGCTCGGAATATTATCTTTGACTCCTGCCCGGATGGTCTTTGGAGAAAGAATTGCTTCTCATGATGACAG GTTTCTGCTACACTTGGCAGACAAAACTGGTGGCATAATTGTAACAAATGATAACTTCAGAGAATTTGTGACTGAGTCCGTTTCTTGGCGAGAAATTATTACAAAAAG ATTGCTTCAATATACATTCGTGGGGGACATATTTATGGTTCCTGATGATCCTCTGGGAAGAAGTGGACCCCGATTAGAAGAATTTCTTCGGAAGGAAGTCTTTCTTAG AGACATGCAGCCCCTACTCAATGCCCTGCCAAATGTGGGCATCTTTGACCCCAGCTTCAGAGTCCCTGGCAACCAGGCAGCCAGCACCAGCCACCAGCCTCCCACCCGGATTCAGGGAGCCCCTCCTAGCCACTGGCTTCCTCAGCAGCCCCACTTCCCACTCCTGCCGAACCTTCCCAGTATCCAGCAGAATCTGCCCATGCCAGCACAGAGATCTTCTGCGGAAACCAGCGAGCTGAGGGAAGCCCTTCTGAAGATCTTCCCTGACTCAGAGCAGAGACTGAAAATTGACCAGATCTTGGTGGCCCATCCGTACATGAAAGATCTGAACGCGCTCTCTGCCATGGTGTTGGATTGA